The Anoxybacillus flavithermus genome has a segment encoding these proteins:
- a CDS encoding methyl-accepting chemotaxis protein has translation MLRQRLKHIKKLVRVPVFQPSPKIKQWLLKISLQNRLFILFLGVLIISLSAVGMIAYYQAKQTTVKAIENRLEREATMMFEVSRNLLYIHAGNEQLFDKSLRSAIKQQKAELMQDGLSVDVFLIRDGNVKTFERNEQLNVPTSVQQTITKQKNGVSHSEWNGRTYTFAYKTIQELKGTYVVAVPDEQFMKPIQQLAKLTIVTIMISAIISMIMIKWLVSGLTKPIAQLRHAMSRLSRGDLTVDEQIYSTTPEIDSLARSFQRMLTSMKNVIREMDETTKQLAITGGDLEHVSEHAIESNDQLISAIATVKRGAEETANTSEESIHRVDEMKKRMQHVLTSVTNISTSTVDMNESSKSGEKCLTHLIADIHLFAQQFKEVNNTIQSVKQHSMSITKVVDVIRQIAEQTKLLALNATIEAARAGEAGKGFAVVATEVRKLAEHASKATEEITSSIFAMEEVSIYATNQFEKMVTHLQHQITSANEAKRSFDDLLKEIQRVNRNVAEMENELEQFQQLLPMIETVTMAFASVAQQTLASAEEMMSVSYDQTKQMHDMYRVGGRLNELSQSLSTLTAAFKL, from the coding sequence ATGTTGAGGCAGCGATTAAAACATATAAAAAAGCTTGTGCGAGTGCCTGTGTTTCAACCATCACCGAAAATAAAACAGTGGTTATTAAAAATTAGTTTACAAAACCGTTTATTTATTTTATTTTTGGGTGTGTTAATTATTTCGTTAAGTGCCGTCGGGATGATTGCTTATTATCAAGCGAAGCAAACGACGGTAAAAGCGATTGAAAACCGTCTTGAGAGAGAAGCGACGATGATGTTTGAAGTATCACGTAATTTGCTGTATATTCATGCTGGAAATGAACAACTATTTGACAAAAGTTTACGTTCTGCAATCAAGCAGCAAAAAGCAGAACTGATGCAAGATGGCTTAAGTGTAGATGTCTTTTTAATTCGAGATGGAAACGTAAAAACATTTGAGAGAAATGAACAGCTCAATGTACCAACATCCGTCCAACAAACAATTACGAAACAAAAAAATGGTGTGTCGCATTCGGAATGGAACGGGCGTACATATACATTTGCGTATAAAACGATCCAAGAATTAAAAGGAACATACGTTGTTGCCGTGCCTGATGAACAATTCATGAAACCGATTCAACAGCTTGCCAAGTTAACAATTGTAACGATTATGATTAGTGCTATCATTTCAATGATTATGATTAAATGGTTAGTTAGCGGGTTAACGAAGCCAATTGCTCAACTTCGCCATGCAATGAGCCGATTGTCGCGGGGAGATTTAACTGTTGATGAGCAGATTTATTCGACGACGCCGGAAATTGATTCGCTTGCGCGCAGCTTCCAACGGATGTTGACGAGCATGAAAAATGTCATTCGTGAAATGGATGAAACAACAAAACAGCTAGCCATTACAGGAGGCGACTTAGAGCATGTGTCTGAACATGCCATTGAGTCAAACGATCAGCTTATATCAGCCATTGCAACCGTAAAGCGAGGGGCAGAAGAAACAGCAAATACTTCAGAGGAAAGCATTCATCGAGTAGATGAGATGAAAAAACGAATGCAACACGTATTAACAAGCGTAACAAACATTTCAACAAGTACGGTTGATATGAATGAATCTTCGAAAAGCGGCGAAAAGTGTTTGACGCATTTAATTGCTGATATTCACTTATTTGCTCAACAATTCAAAGAAGTAAACAATACGATTCAGAGTGTGAAACAGCATTCGATGTCGATTACAAAAGTTGTCGATGTCATTCGACAAATCGCTGAGCAAACGAAGTTATTAGCACTCAATGCCACAATTGAAGCCGCCCGTGCTGGTGAAGCAGGAAAAGGATTTGCGGTTGTTGCGACAGAAGTCAGGAAATTGGCCGAACATGCTTCGAAAGCAACGGAAGAAATTACATCATCCATTTTTGCGATGGAAGAAGTATCGATTTATGCGACTAACCAGTTTGAAAAGATGGTCACCCATTTACAACATCAGATCACGTCTGCAAATGAAGCGAAGCGTTCGTTTGACGATTTATTGAAAGAAATTCAGCGCGTTAATCGTAACGTAGCGGAAATGGAAAATGAACTAGAGCAGTTTCAACAATTATTACCGATGATTGAGACTGTGACGATGGCGTTTGCTTCCGTTGCCCAACAAACGCTAGCAAGCGCGGAAGAGATGATGTCGGTTTCGTATGACCAAACGAAACAAATGCATGATATGTATCGTGTCGGTGGACGGTTAAATGAACTATCCCAGTCATTATCCACGTTAACTGCGGCATTTAAATTGTAA
- a CDS encoding LisM domain containing protein, with product MKKVFIFLVCIAICAIAYHDITKGTIHTIRAEKAFKPTKELPYREVTVQRGDTLLSIIEREMNGKLPVSIDQLITDFQALNPHVNAHSLQAGKTYRIPLYKQK from the coding sequence ATGAAAAAAGTTTTTATCTTTCTTGTATGCATTGCGATATGTGCGATTGCTTATCATGATATAACAAAAGGGACAATTCATACAATTCGTGCAGAAAAAGCGTTCAAACCAACAAAGGAGCTTCCATATCGTGAAGTAACCGTCCAACGTGGCGATACGCTCCTCTCCATTATCGAACGTGAAATGAATGGCAAATTGCCCGTATCCATCGATCAACTCATTACTGATTTTCAAGCGCTCAATCCACATGTGAATGCGCATTCCCTTCAAGCTGGAAAAACGTATCGCATTCCACTCTACAAACAGAAATAG